The window TTATACAGTAGCGACGGTTTAAACTGTCGCTATATATATTAGCGGCGGTTTTAAAAACCGTCGGAAAAGTGTTGTCATTGCGGCTGTTGCTACATTTAGCGATGGTTTTACAACAGCGTCGGGGTAAGGTTTTTTATTAGCGACGCCTCCTAATGGCGGTTTAAACCGCCCCTAGAATCGATTttcaggaaaaaaaaattactgaCAGAAAATCGGTCGGTAATCTGTTATAAAATTTTGGTGCCCAAAATTGAATTACACAGTCAAAATGATTTATGATCAGTAATACCATAGATCTGATACAAATTTAAATTTAGTTCCCAAATATAAATTGTGCTTTCCATTTATCTGATTCAAAAAAATATTGATTCACTAGTGTTGCGGAGTCTTGAATATGCCTTTAGATCTACAAAACAAAAATCAAGTCAAGAAATGCAacgaaataagaagaagaagtaagGCTATGGAAGAGCACCATGCAAATTTGAAATGTAAGGCTATTAAAGTACTTGgcctaataaaaaaacatatagaATAAATTGAGATTGGCTAAATCAATCACATAAATGCACAAAAAGAAGCAAATTTAGGCATACAAGCAAACCTTGAGGAAAAACAAGGGCCCACAGTCATATATATCTCCAAGCACTTCTCAATCACATGAAAATGGTCAAATCATTGAATAGAGACCAAAACCTATGAAGCAAGCAAGAAAACTAGATCTTATGTGTTTTCTACCACTCATCATTGAATATGCAACTTTCATCTTTctcaattttatttatgtgttttCTACCACTCATCAttcatattatgttcaaatggaGTGTACAAATTTATATTCCGTCAAGGTTTATTTCAATTAGATAACATTTCATAAAATACTAAGTAATTCAATTAGATAACATTTCATAAAAGGGAGTAATGAAGAACGAAGACACGTTTACAATTCCCACTCCCTAAAAGTATGTAAACAGAACTGGCAGAacgagatagagagagaaagcttactAATTGCCGATACGCTCTTCAGGCAGCCATGACAGAGATTTAAGTTTCTCCTCCACCTTTGAAAAGTTCTCCAGCAAGCTGCAGGATGGCAAacacgaagaagaagaatgagaatCAATTCAAATCACATATTATAAAAATTGAATTGCATAGAAGAGAAGAGCACTCCACTTATCAATGTTAAACTTTAGATAGACCAATATACCATGTAAGAGAATTTCATATTCATGACATGATAAATGATATGTTATATTTGCATATGTTTCTCCACAACCCTGTTTTGTAGTGACTATACTTTGGATATAATCCACCttataattgaaataagggAAACTAAAAAAAGAGATGTTAAGCTAAATTGCAATAGAAATAAGTGCATGCAAATCACAAGTACGGGTTAAATCTCACCGACTGTCACTTAAGTTCGAACAATGTCCCAATAAGATTATAAAAGTTTATCTTGTATCAATAAAATAACTCATCTTTACATTTCATACCAAAAACGTCACTTTTGAACATTTTCAGGCCAAATTCTCGCCGGACTAGAACCTTAGTCCATTTAACCAAACCACATAAGCACCAAATGTATTAATTTACTGCCACACAGCACCCATTTGTTCACCTAACTACCCTAGCAAATGGGTATCACGTGGCACAGCGCTTGCATCGCCTGGTTGAATTGACTAAACATCCTAGTCATAATTGCCAACGAGAATTTGGTATGAAATGTCCAAAGCGACTCTATTGGTACAAAATGCAAAGATGAGCTATTTTATTGATACAAAATAAGCTTTGTGAACTTACTGCCAGATTGTCCAAACTTAAAGTGATCGTCAGTGCAATTTACCTGTTATCTTTAGGCTAATCCAAGATGAAGAGAACATAAACTCAAAGACTACAATTGATTGTAAAGTGACATGCTGCAGATGGAGATATGTATAaagttcaaaaaatttcagCCAAGAAACGAAGAGTGTTTACAGGTTCAAATATTATGACTAAACAACATCTAAGAAACTAATCAGAATTATACGGATGGATAGGCTTACCCTGATATTAAATTTCTTTCTGATCTGCGTGCGGAAGAAACCCAAATACATTCCTGTTGAAATGGTGAAACCAATAGCTATATAGAGAAAGCAAGGCGGTCTAGTGACCATGAAAGTAATGTAGTTAAGAAGGGCTGTAAGAGCAATAATGAAATATACGGTTCCCTGCAAAATCAACACTTGCAACTTTCACGTTTCTCTTAAAACAACCTATATTAAAAAAGGTTCTGACTTCACCCTACTCAGCTCTTGAAACATCAAAGCCTAACTAACTGAATTACAGAATTTACCTGAAGAAAACAAGCCCCAAAACCAGCACGTCTCATGTTCTTCCCGAATCTGTAGCATGGACAACTGCAATCAACACCAAATTAATGTTACTCCCCCAAAAGTTCAAATTGTTACTCAAAACACAAAACCATAATTGAAATATGAAACTGAAGCAGACTGAAGTATCAATCATCCATATAACAAAACAGCAGATGTTGGAGATGTTTTGCTGACATTTCTCTTACAAGATCATCAACTACGTACAAGATTGTCCTACTATGCCCACTCAACCCTTTACCCTTCCATCTGCCAaatcaaacactaataattaacaaCTCAATTACATAATTTGTTTTTAAGCAATAAAAGATTGTACCTTTGAATTGCAGAAGTGAGGTGATTCAAATAATGTAGAGAAGCTTCCTTTGAATTACATACCAACATTAGCAaaacttttagttaaaattatagGTCATATATAAAATACACTTCCCTACCTGAATAAGTTTTTGAATCATATCTCTTGCACTTGCAACTTCTATCTCCTTGAGATTCTCTACATAGATACCTTTCTTTGCATCTTCCCTTATCTGTACATTTTACCACACATTAAGTTGATAATAGTGAGTAAACTAATGAAAATTAATATATGCAACATAAATAGATAGATGGCTATGTACCTATTGAGAGCAAAACACCATCTTAAGTTgtcttcaatttctttttcatACCAGCAAAAGTTGTATCCCTTATGAATGGGCTTTTCTATTGATAATCCCATTAGAACAAGAAATGTCACTCATTTTTACTAGATAGAAATAGTAGAGCTAGGATGCAGCAAATGGAGAAGATGTGTAGGGAATATAATGGAAGAAGTGGCAAAGTAATCGATaacaaattatataatttttgaaTTGCTAATGCTATGAAATGAAGAGTATTTCTTCTATGAGATTGGGGACTCATATGCTTTTTACCTATGTAATTATATTAGCATGAAACATGTAACCAACTATATATGTAGATAGATAAACAATAAAGTAATAACCTGAGTTGGGAGGAGATTAGGTTGTGTATGAGCCTTGATGAAGTAATCGGAACCCCATCTAATAGCTCACAAAGTATGACCCATTTGATCTAATTGAGTGATCTCCTTCCTGAAATCAACAGCTCCCCAAGCTAACATTAAGCCCAAACTTCACATGATCTCCTGCATCATAATATCCTTCTACCAAGTTCACTTGTTCCACCCTCCACAAAACTTACTTAATCTTATACTAtaacaaaatttaatatattaggcaattaattaattaattaccacTACACTTTGGAATGGATAGGACATAACAGAATCAGGGTTGAACAAAAACGACAGAGACAGAGATCTATCAGAGAACTCACGAACGGAGAAAGGTGGACGGAGAAGGGCGAACGAAGAAGGGCGAACCACGAACGACGAATGGTGAACGGAAAATGGAAGTTTAAGGAACGACAGAAGGAAGTCTAACAATTGGCGAACGAAAAAATGGAAGTTTAACGAACGGCAGAAGGAAGTCTAACAATCGGCGAACGGAAAATGGAAGTTTAACGAACGGAAGAAGGAAGTCTAACAATCGGCGAACGGACAATTTTGGAGACCGCACGATAGGAGATACCAAGAATGAGATTAGGGATTAGGGATTTCAAAGATCGCGTAACCTCTGGAATTATATTAGTATGGGCCAATTAATATTTTGGGCTTTTTTTAATTGAGCCCATGAGACAGTTTATAAAACTGTTGTTATAAAGTGTTGCTAAAggttctttcaaaaaaaaaagtgttgcTAAAGGTCTGTTTTTTTGTAGTGAGGGTTTTGTCATTCTTATCTCATTTCCGCCTCCATCCTGTgtatcttccttcttcctcagtTTTCCATTTTCGCGTCTACTAACTTCTTCAATCCTCCATCTCTGGTCGACCGCCAAACCCGCTTTGTCTCAGCTCTCCATCTCTTGCCGACCGCCATAAAACTCTTCGCCTCAGTTTTCCATCTATGGCCGAACGCCATAACCCTCTTCCCAGTTCTCCATCTCTCACCAATCGTGAATCGCCTCAATTCTCCACTGGTCACCTCATCAGAACTCGTCATcttcatctttttatttatagaTCTGTCTTAAATTACCGTACAAAAATCCAgtagaaaaattaaagttctaaATTCGAACTTTTAACTCTGCTTGAACTTGTTTATCTTCCTCTCTTTAGCTCAAAAATCTTTATTCAACTTTCATCTTaattttatagaaaaattatGCATTATGGTTACGAGTTAGAGTCTATTTTCATTCTGGTTTGTCTTATAAAGCTAGATTATTGTGTTTAGATTGCAGAAAATTGGGGGATTTTCACCAAGGGTGGCGATTTCTAAATTGCAATTGGTCAATGGTGGGTTTGTTTTTTGTTGGCGAATATCTGGAGTCTTTTGGTTAATGGTGGAATTTTTTCAAAATGGTATGTCATGCAGCAACATCctaatgtgaatttttttctggAGTTCCTTCATTTCCTTGTTTGGTCTTCTCTACAACTGAAAATGAACAATTTACCCCATGAGGTATTTCAGTTAAAAGATTTTAGATTCACTTAGGCCAATTGTCCATAAAGTTATCTTTTGAATTTCTTCGATTGCTTTGTCAACATGAGAAATTTCTAATTGTATGATAATGTCATATGGTAATTCAATCCTTGATAAGGAAAAACATTTTGCTACATGCTCTCTGAACTCATAACTATTTGGTCAATGTATGATAGTAAGGTATGTTGCTACATGACTTAAGTTAAAAATATTGGTTGCTACATGACATTATGGAGAAAATTTTTCAACTGAATAATTGTAAAAATCTTCATGCAAGTTCATGTATCAACTTTTGTTCTTTACATATATATCCATTAGCATTCTGATCTTTTGCTCAATGTATTTTTAGCTCAACTGGTACTTAATGATTGTAATTTATCATATTAAGAATCCCTTTCTATAAGTTTTTTTCATGGTCTTCAACTTATTCTTTAGCATATAAGTTGCTTTTGCAAATGCTCTGGAGCATACCATTGAAGAGGAAAAAATTACTTTGACTTGCATGTGAAACTTGAAGTATCTATGCCTTTTGAAATAGTGCTGCATACTTTTTATTCTTgtgtattgttttttttttttaaatttcaagcTTAATAAAGTAATGAGCTGCTCTGCCATCTAGATTTTTTTTGAGACTTTTCTTTTTCCCCATTTATTTATACCAGTTATACTGCCAAGTTTTCACTTTATGGTATACTAAGATGCTAGATGAGCTGGGCGACTAGCAATGGCTCTTCACGACTCCTCGTATCCCATGAGAAGTTGAAATTGGCATTCCCTTGCTACTTGTGTTTTCCTTAATTGAACATATTTTGAATGTGCATGACAGTTATGACATTTAGCTTGAATGCCCTCCATGAGATACATCAGATAAGGAAGGGTTCTTGGGCAGCAGCATCGGATTCTAGTAATGTACATGCTTTTATGAACTACACGAGCAAAAAGGGACACAAGATAGATTCCTAGGAATTTGGTATAAGCCTTGTacaaagtcttttttttttttgcttttaaggCATCACTTACACACCTTATGTTATGTATTCCCTTTGTTATGGAAGGTAATGAGTTAAGTGGAAGTGGAGTTGGTGCAAGCGTCAGTGGTGACTCTACGGGAGAGATGTAATCAATCGTAAAAAGATCATCAATGATTCATCACATATACAACTGAAGCCCAGGTAGGCTGTTGTTGTGCCAAAATCATTTCATTGTGAATAAAATGAAGAATATGCTTATGATGACTGGTATATGTTGAAATATTACATATGTTTCATATAAGTTTAAAACACAGTTGATGTTATATGCACCGGTGTATAAGTCTTCTAAATCACGGTCTTATTGGTCACTGCTACACAGttgattttatttgtttgttaatGTTATACGCTCTGCTTGACAGTATCTTTGTGAAACTAAATTGCCACTTCAAACTTAGTAGACTATGGTAGACTGTATGTCAGGATTGTATGTCGCTTCAGCTGCACCTCATTATTATCGGGACTGTATGTTTCTTCCTAGAAATACAAGAGCAACTCTTCATCTCAAGTCCCAACATTAATGATGCATCTACATCTTATGCTAATACACAAACTCATCTTCATTCTATACAGGATAGTCTTAATGATTTCAAGAGTGAACTCATTTTTATAGAGCATCCAAAGCGCATAGATGAACGCCAACAACGAATGGATCAATCGCTTCAAGGTTTGCATTTGCATGCTAATGCTGATGAGGTTAACGAGTTTCGAGGATGATCGATAGATATAGAGACACAAACTGGTCTATCTTTAAGGCAAATCCAAATCACTCTCGATCAACTTTACGACTTGGTGAGGATAGATTGTTTTTCTGAAAGAGGTGGATATTGAACCCTTAGTCCCCACCCTAATTTGATTTTAGAGTTGTACAGAGTTATATATGCACATTTTTGTGATTATAGTATATATGTCATGAATGTATGACTTGACTAGTTTATTATTAGGAGACTCTAAGAGTATGTGTATAACTTTAATTGTTGCTTCGAaatgtatttcttttatttattaattatattgtctgttttagtaattatattgtttgttttatcatggaaatatatacatatgtatatattaaaaaagcTGTGCAGAAATTCACAACAATGTTGTCACTAATCTGAAGGTATACTGTTAGTTGACGAAGTGAGCTTTCAACTTTCTGTCCAAAATTTGATTGGAAAAGTCACCGGTGAGATTTGCGACTAGATTCTTTGCAACCAAAAGATAGTCTCTAACAACATTGACACACAAATTTGAAGTTGGATTTGAAACCAAATAATGGTTGTAAAAAAACGGTTTGTAACTTTGCCACCGACCTAACAACCAATAAATTGGTTGCAAACTTTGCTAACCTTAAAGCTAGATTTGGTTTCAAAGATTTAGCAACCTATTCATTTTGGTTGCTAAAGATGCAAATCTGGTTGCAAAAACGTATTAGAGACCAATTTAGCAACCAGATTTTTGGTTGGTAATTactgtttttcttgtagtgtatgtaaaattaattttactttaataaatataattacgtGTATGTTATACTCATAATTTCAATTCCAAAATAAATGAATTTGAGATGTTATTTtgaatgaataaaaattaactaaattaattagaattaattagaataataatTACGTTCTATCCTCTGCTAGAAACTTCTTCGTGGGAATTGGCGACACAAGACGTTCTTCAATCTAGAGGCTTTGCTTTAGTTTCAAGATGTGAATTATGCAGAAAATATTCTGAAACTATCTTTTACCTGTTTGTTGATTGTGTTTATAGTTCAGCGCTATGGAACTCGGTAGCAGATGAATTTAATGTCACGCTCCACCTTGCAAGCTCTGTTAACGAGTTCTTCAGCAGTCTCCAAAGCCTTGTGGTAAGACGCACCTTTGGTAGAATATGGAACATTGCCATCGTCACTTGCCCGTGGTTCATCTGGCACACCAGAAATGGTGCCGTCTTCAAGGGcgaactcccttcaatccaaaattccAAAACTCGTTTGCGGGGTCTAATCAAGGAGAGCAGAATGTCTGGCCTGTTCTCGTTGATAGGATGAGGCCCCCACCTGAGCCAATCTACATTCACGTTCGATGGATACCACCACCAGCGGGCTGGATTAAGGTAAACACTGATGGCTCGGCCTTGGGCTCACCAGGACCGGCGGGTGCATGGGGAATTTTCAGAACGCCAAGAGGATTTCCAACGGTTTGCTTTGCACTCCCAATCCCGAATTCTTATGCGCTTTTTGCGGAATTAAAGGCTATTACATTCGCGATTAAACTCGCCTGGAAAAGAATTGGCACCGGCTATGGATCGAATGTGATTCTGCGACCTCCATACATCTGCTACGTACCAAATCGGTCAACATCCCTTGGGAACTTCGACATGAATGGCTGTTATGTCTCAACCGCTGCTCGACAATGGAAATCATTATTACACACATCTACAGAGAAGGAAACCAATCCACGGACTGTCTGGCTCGTTATGGGGTCTCGGCCTCTGAAATCATCGGGTGGCCATCTGCACCGGACAAATTTACTTTTGAGGACCTTTGTAATGTTTCCCATTTACGTTCCGTTtagactctctctctctctctctttgcattctgttattattttttaataatattgggttAGTCGAGTCctaggggtgccaacctagttgggatgtctgcaCTCTCGTCTCCGTCCCAGCCTTCATTCAAAATACAAAAATTTCATTGGAATTCCTAATATATTGAAAATACTCCTTTTATTtgcatatttaattattttgttattattattttatattagttttatatatttatatattaatatattaataataataattattttattattaacttTATTCTAGTTACTAggttttaaaaacaaaaccatTTATGGTGGAAGGAAAAAGATTCTTTTACAAAAAGAAACTTGCACTTcagcttgtttttcttttcttatttccattgattctatttttctttataaCTTTTTATTCGGGTTACTCCTTAAAACAAATATTACACCgttaaattttttgttttctgaGGAACGTTTTGAGACCACTATATTCATACTAAACAATCACATATAGTTTGTTCTATAAAGAGTCAATTAAAATAAACCAGAAATATGTAGGCACTAGATAACTAATTTGTCACAGAATTAATTGCATAAGGTGTGAAAATCAATCATGCTTATGCTGTTAAAAAGGAAATTAGATAGTCATGAAACAAGCAAATCAAAATGCGTTGAACTTCAGAATGAAAATGTTGAACACAGGAATACCAAGAAAATATCTGCAGAAAGGGAGATACactatctttatattaatcagAAAGGGTAGAGAAAGTTATTGAAAACGAGATTGTTTTACTCCCATGTAGAGATAGAAAGCCACCTATTTTCAAAAGCAAAGTGCATAGGATTTTTAGAACCCCAAATTTTCATCAAACTTCATTTTAAGATTTTATTGATTAAACTTCAATAAGGAGGTGCTCGCGAGAATTATCTTCATATGAATGTTAAAAACCAAGCCACATTTGGCATCTTAGAGGTACATTCTCTGTTTTTGGTTTTCGCTTCAGGTTACCAAGAAACCTAATAACCATGCTTAAATTATTCTAGACAGGCAAAGAATTGAACTTCTGAGTCAGATGTCTAGTTTTGAATTTTGGGGTGGAATGGTTCGTGTGCATCTTTTCTATCCATAAGAACTCTTTGATGATTGTTTATCTGAAGTGACTTGTAGGAATCtgctaaaattataggtcttaaATATCTTCAAAAGGTTAAATTAAATAGATCATGGTGATTGACTAGCTCTTGGAATTAAATACATTGTAAAATATTCAAGTAGAGCAACTGAACTAAAAGAGTAAAGAAGAATGTAACTAATCTAACATTTAGTTCCTAAGTTTTCCACAGTCATTCCACAGTTAGACCTACTCAAGGGGGCCTAGACTCGTAATGAAAAAAATATGCAAGTTCTATCTAGGCATTACATCCATTTGGGTTCCCAAACTAAAGCTTTAAAATCAATTTGaatcttaaactatcaaaatcatcaatcagattcCTGAAccaagcaaaaatcatcaattgagtctctaTCTTTTCCTAACATCAGAagctgtgactatttgatatagactgtaatgGTTCAAAATGATTTTAAGGAAAagggtctgaaactgttcaagaaaatgattttccatgagatctcaattgatgatttttgtttacaATGGAAACTCAATttatgatttttacttagttgagagatctgattgatgatttggaTAATTTAGGGTACTAATTGACTTTAAAGCTTTAGTTTAGGAAGGAAAATATGTATTATGCCTTCTAtctatcatattatattaccaACAACATCAATTCACATAAAGAACTCTCTACCCACACTTTGCAAAGTCACAAACTTAGAAGTCAGAGAAATTGAACATTACAGAAGAAGCACCAAACAAGTCCTAATCTCGCAGAACAAGCAAATTGATGATCTGTTTTCATAAATAATGGCTTCCAAACACCCCGTCTTACTTCAGCTAAAGAAGGTCCTGGATACTATCAATGTAAtcaatttaaaaataactacaGAATAAATATCCCAAATCTTAAAAATCTTAATTGAAATCAAGCATAATAAAGACAAATCCAAAATCAAATAATCAAACTTAAGAGGGCGATAGAGAATGAATCAAATAGGAAAACCGCTAGACAAGTATAAATTAAAGAAGAGGTATCTTACAATAGAAATAGAAGCTATTGTAAAATTGTAGAAACTAATATGGAATTGAGATAAGGAGTCACAGACTTAAACTGATTGTGTTGCCCGGAAGGAATAGATGATTGAAAATTTTCGGCAACGACAATACCATTGAGGATAGAGAGACGGGAACTCGACTAGATAGCGCTTTAATGGTGGACGATGGCTTGGACTAGAGGCGGTGACTGGTGAGTCTAAGGGTGAAGGAATCAATTAATGGGATGGGATGAGATGAGATGAGATGAGACCACATGAGAGGAGAAAGGGAATTTGTGTAATAGATG of the Euphorbia lathyris chromosome 7, ddEupLath1.1, whole genome shotgun sequence genome contains:
- the LOC136200765 gene encoding uncharacterized protein isoform X3, with the protein product MIQKLIQEASLHYLNHLTSAIQRWKGKGLSGHSRTILYVVDDLVREICPCYRFGKNMRRAGFGACFLQECIWVSSARRSERNLISGLLENFSKVEEKLKSLSWLPEERIGN
- the LOC136200765 gene encoding uncharacterized protein isoform X1, producing MIQKLIQEASLHYLNHLTSAIQRWKGKGLSGHSRTILYVVDDLVREICPCYRFGKNMRRAGFGACFLQGTVYFIIALTALLNYITFMVTRPPCFLYIAIGFTISTGMYLGFFRTQIRKKFNIRLAGELFKGGGET
- the LOC136200765 gene encoding uncharacterized protein isoform X4; its protein translation is MIQKLIQEASLHYLNHLTSAIQRWKGKGLSGHSRTILYVVDDLLSMLQIREEHETCWFWGLFSSGMYLGFFRTQIRKKFNIRLAGELFKGGGET
- the LOC136200765 gene encoding uncharacterized protein isoform X2, giving the protein MIQKLIQEASLHYLNHLTSAIQRWKGKGLSGHSRTIFCPCYRFGKNMRRAGFGACFLQGTVYFIIALTALLNYITFMVTRPPCFLYIAIGFTISTGMYLGFFRTQIRKKFNIRLAGELFKGGGET